The Streptomyces tendae genome has a window encoding:
- a CDS encoding dipeptidase, which translates to MTSLDEARALLAEFPVVDGHNDLPWALREQVTYDLDARDISADQSAHLHTDIPRLRAGGVGAQFWSVYVRADAPDPVPATLEQIDCVRQLADRHPRDLALALTAADMEAARREGRIASLMGAEGGHSIADSLGTLRGLYDLGVRYLTLTHNFNVAWADSATDEPAVGGLSAFGHEVVREMNRLGMLVDLSHVAATTMRDALDTSTAPVIFSHSSARAVCDHPRNIPDDVLERLPANGGIAMVTFVPKFVLQAAVDWTEAADENMRAHGFHHLDTTAEAMKVHRAFEETHPRPVATVSTVADHLDHMREVAGIEHLGIGGDYDGTAFTPDGLDDVSGYPRLIAELLDRGWSRADLSKLTWQNAVRVLGAAEDVARDLRATRAPSNARIEALDG; encoded by the coding sequence GTGACGTCCCTCGACGAAGCCCGCGCGCTGCTGGCCGAGTTCCCCGTCGTCGACGGGCACAACGACCTGCCCTGGGCGCTGCGCGAACAGGTCACCTACGACCTCGACGCCCGCGACATCTCCGCCGACCAGTCCGCCCACCTGCACACCGACATCCCCCGGCTGCGCGCCGGCGGCGTCGGCGCGCAGTTCTGGTCGGTGTACGTTCGCGCCGACGCGCCCGACCCGGTCCCGGCCACGCTGGAACAGATCGACTGTGTACGGCAGCTGGCGGACCGTCATCCGCGGGACCTGGCGCTCGCGCTGACCGCCGCCGACATGGAGGCCGCGCGCCGCGAGGGCCGTATCGCCTCCCTGATGGGGGCGGAGGGCGGCCACTCCATCGCCGACTCCCTCGGCACCCTGCGCGGGCTGTACGACCTCGGCGTGCGCTACCTGACCCTCACCCACAACTTCAACGTGGCGTGGGCGGACTCGGCGACCGACGAGCCCGCCGTGGGCGGCCTGTCGGCGTTCGGCCACGAGGTGGTGCGGGAGATGAACCGTCTCGGCATGCTGGTCGACCTCTCCCACGTCGCCGCGACGACCATGCGGGACGCGCTCGACACCAGCACCGCGCCGGTGATCTTCTCGCACTCCTCGGCCCGCGCGGTCTGCGACCACCCGCGCAACATCCCCGACGACGTGCTGGAGCGGCTGCCCGCCAACGGCGGCATCGCGATGGTGACCTTCGTGCCGAAGTTCGTGCTCCAGGCGGCCGTCGACTGGACGGAGGCCGCCGACGAGAACATGCGCGCGCACGGCTTCCACCACCTCGACACCACCGCCGAGGCGATGAAGGTGCACCGCGCCTTCGAGGAGACGCACCCGCGTCCCGTCGCCACGGTGTCCACGGTCGCCGACCACCTCGACCACATGCGCGAGGTCGCCGGCATCGAGCACCTCGGCATCGGCGGCGACTACGACGGCACGGCCTTCACCCCCGACGGCCTCGACGACGTCTCCGGCTACCCCCGGCTGATCGCCGAGCTGCTGGACCGCGGCTGGTCCCGGGCCGACCTGTCCAAGCTGACCTGGCAGAACGCGGTCCGGGTGCTGGGCGCCGCCGAGGACGTGGCCCGCGACCTGCGCGCGACGCGCGCGCCGTCCAACGCTCGCATCGAGGCACTGGACGGCTGA
- the purE gene encoding 5-(carboxyamino)imidazole ribonucleotide mutase gives MSPVVGIVMGSDSDWPVMEAAAKALDEFDIAYEVDVVSAHRMPREMIAYGEQAADRGLKAIIAGAGGAAHLPGMLASVTPLPVIGVPVPLKYLDGMDSLLSIVQMPAGVPVATVSVAGARNAGLLAARILAAHDEELLGRMRDFQQELNDQATEKGKRLRSKAQGSAAGFGFGK, from the coding sequence ATGAGCCCGGTTGTAGGCATTGTCATGGGGTCGGACTCCGACTGGCCCGTCATGGAGGCGGCGGCCAAGGCCCTCGACGAGTTCGACATCGCCTACGAGGTCGACGTCGTCTCCGCGCACCGCATGCCCCGCGAGATGATCGCGTACGGCGAGCAGGCCGCCGACCGCGGGCTGAAGGCGATCATCGCGGGCGCGGGCGGCGCCGCCCACCTGCCCGGCATGCTCGCCTCCGTGACCCCGCTGCCCGTCATCGGCGTGCCCGTGCCGCTGAAGTACCTCGACGGCATGGACTCGTTGCTGTCCATCGTGCAGATGCCGGCCGGCGTCCCGGTCGCCACCGTCTCCGTGGCCGGCGCGCGTAACGCCGGTCTGCTCGCGGCCCGCATCCTCGCCGCCCACGACGAGGAACTCCTCGGTCGCATGCGGGATTTCCAGCAGGAGCTGAACGACCAGGCGACCGAGAAGGGCAAGCGTCTGCGGTCGAAGGCCCAAGGCTCCGCCGCAGGCTTCGGCTTCGGCAAGTGA